The nucleotide window CGCTACAACTTTAACTGCTTCCAACgtgcttttaaattatattatatatcccTTCATCATTGAATTCAACGTTTAAGTACATCCATGTGCACTGGACTTCAATTTTCAACCCTGACATCTCAATGAAATCCATCGGCCAGCCCATCCAAAATTAAGTGCTGGCAATGGCCAGGTTGAATAAAATTGTGGTAAATGCATGGATTTTGTGGAATTCTAAGAGCAGGAGCAATGGTGGTCCGAGTTCCTAATTTCTAATGGAAAAGACATGACTATGAGGCCTTATGGATGAAGATAAGTATTAAAGTAATTTCATTTTACATATGTAAAGTTCGGAAAAGAATATAACATATGCCTAAGTTTTATAGATAATTATACCAGAGGGCCACTTTCAAAGTCTAACGagctttttcttttgaaaccgttggatttttctttcttagaaGGGCTTTTCTCAACGTTCTATATCAgaatataagatattttatgGTCCCCTGCCCAGCTGCTTCACGGAAGTTATACTGGTGATTGTTTTGGTATATTTAAGAGGGTATCAGCAAATTATTTTCATCCGAAActagctaataaaaaaaataattatccatGAATTAAACTTCAccataaataaattacaatttaattttaatagtgttttaaactttatacttGCAAAATATTCTATTGAGGTGTATTTCaacttgttttaaaatataatatcaaacatgaaaaaatatacaattgaaAATAGGATATAAGTAACAAAAGTAATCCTACTAttcatttaacaaataaaaaacatcaaattcgTTAACAAAAAAGTcatattattagtttcatattaCCTATAAAGTGCATGTTACGTGAgtacataaatttataatattgattaatcaTCTCAAACAAGGTACCGGTACCCTTCAAATACAGAAAATttgccatatatatatatatatatatatatatatatatatatatatatatatatatatatatatatatatatatattaaataaatttgtactCCATTTAATATAACATAgggtatatttttgttttgttctttttttttttccattttagtCTCTGATATTTGTATGCTTCAGTctctataaaattattttatacaattaattaataaaaaatatttttaatatgatttttaaaatattttttaattaaaattaaaatatttatcattcggtaattatttataattaaataataatataaaaagaattacactatgaatttatatatacacTCAGAAAAGTAAAACTTATAAGATTTACgcaaatagtataaaattttgGGATGTTcacatatgaaaaataatttaattagtaaGAGAATTTATATTCGATTACTTTcatatctaaaattattttgagctaATTAATGACCTTcaaacacaaataaaattagtttgacTCATTTAGTTAAAAGACACTGgtgttctttaatttaattaagaaaaaaaagtgtaatatttaaatgaaacaaGATCAAAATATAATTACCGCTTAATTCAAGCAAGTCATTATAATTATCACTTAAAATGATTAAATCTAGGTTTGGGATTTTTCGATCGTACATCCATACACAAAAGATTCCGTTGCATATAATAAAGTGCATCAACTCCTACACACGCATGGTATTAATTAGCAGCTTTCCAACAATGTTCAATATCTCCTGCAATCCTCTTTGCATCAAAAGATGCACCAAGAAGGCCACGTTTAGTGAAACCCACAGCATAGAGTCCATTTTCACCTCTCCATCCATTTGGGAAAGGTTTCCTGGGCAATCCATCCTTCTCACAAAACATGTCACTGCCCTGGTgaccaaaaaaatttcaaaagccCAATCATtatatgtttaattgtatttcatTAACATCATCGATGACATTAAGCATAAGACTGTTGTTTTCTGCACCTTCAACCATGTGGGTACGTTACTTTTGTATCCAGTTGCTAGAATGATCACATCGAAATCCTCTATTTTTCCATCTACAAACTCAGCCTTGTGTTGTGCTAGTTGTTTAATTCCGCGGCAAACCTATTACATATTAGACTATATAATGTTGGaaacaataaaagagaaagaaaaaaaaagtcttttttcttttgtttcttttaaatctttacCTTAAACCAAAAGGCAAATTTGTTTGACTTTGACAAGAACCAGAACACgatgaaaattattttggatTTGATTGGGATAGGAAGAATAGTCTAACCTTAATTTTTCCACTTTTTATGTGAGCAAGTGTGCCAAAATCTAAAACTGGGGTCTTGCCACACAAGTTCTTGAGCTCTAGAGGGCCAATTTTGGGACGATTAAGTCCAAATTGAGCTGTGTCCCCGAGAATGAGATGTGACATAAGAAGTAAAAATTTGTCCACAAGACGCATGGGGAACCAGTTGAGCAAGCTCAGAGATAAACCAAAAGTTGATTTCCCAAACATCTGCTGTGGCAAGATATGCACCTacagtaaaaagaaaatatcacgTTTAAAATTAAAGATCTTAAAAGTTGCTTTGTAAACTTCTAGAAAAATTAGTGACCATCATCTTTTCATGCTTTCGGTGATTCCCGTGACCATAGAAAATGGTTCGATGAGAGAAAAGAACATACTATCAATATCAAAGGTTTGGGTGTCTGACGTTGTTTGCGCATGCTAACTATTGAGGACCATGACAAAACatttttgagattttttcttaagaaaaaacatttttaaagagTTTTGTTTGTTTAGAGTTAATAGttgagttaaattttaaaaaagaattaaatttgttttcgcGGAGAatcaatttctgtcatactaattctttaataatgaaaatgacGTTTGGAGTTTGTATTTGGCCCTCACAATAACTTATGAGACTAATTTGAATAATAGAATACATATTTGAAATCTGACTTCACCAACAACATACACATTTAAAAACTTTAGGCGTGGCCACTGATCATCatcgttaaaaaattaatacgaTAAACGTCTTTCAGAACATAGTTTCATATTATGATTTACTCCATAATGTACGTAATACATTAGCTGACTCTGTTCACGTCACTTTTTCCAGCTGAACAAGAGTCTTACATCGATTTCGACCGGAACACTTATTTAAACTGGATTTAAGAGGAGCAGTCAACTGAAAGTAAGAGCAACACCCAATATGCTTtccaatgtatatatataaacacaatAATTAATGAGTAAATAGTCAATATATTGCTGGTGTAAaagcttttatatttttatccaatTATAAATGGTTATGATTAGTTTATTTACTTTAATggtaattatcttaaaagtcttATTTACTCTGATTGGTTGAAAGTAAcaagatatataaataaactctaattattatgttattaaataGGTTCAGTGAAGGAAGAATATATATGATGAAGATGTTGAGTATGTCATTTAGAAGATCATAAGTTTTAAGTGTACTCACTGTATCTCTAACCACAAGGGATGGGCGAGCATGATGGTTGCAGAGATCTAAACAAACTTCCATGCCTGAATTACCACATCCAACCACCAAAACATTCTTCCCACAATACATACTACCACTCTTATATGAGCTAGTGTGTAAGATAGGCCCTTCAAACTCACTCATTCCTTCAATTTGAGGCACAACCTCTTCAGCATTCTCTCCAGTGGCTACTATCAGCCACTGACAAACATATTCTGTCTCCTCCTTTTTCACACCTTGAGTCTTCACCCTCCAGTACCCACATCTATGATCAAAGTTGGCACTGATCACAGTCTTGCTTAAAGCTGGTTTTATGTCAAAATGGTCAGCATAGGCTTTGAGATAGGCCAAGAATTGTTGTTTGGTTGGATAAGAGGGAAAGTTTTGGGGGAAAGGCATTAGAGGGAGTTGGCAGAATTGCTTAGGTAGATGAAGGCATAGTCGGTCATAAGTCTTGAGCTGCCACATTGAAGCCAAGCAATCATCCCTTTCAAGGATTAGGCTTGGAATGCCTTTCTGTTTAAGACATGCTGCTGCAGCAAGCCCTGATGGACCAGCACCCACTATCACTGGTCCTTCCACACCTATTGGCTTTGTCATTTTACCCATCTTTACCTCAAGATAATCATGCACAGTTTTTCCTTCCACTTCCTTCAAGTACTCCATGTAAAGCATCAAAGGGAGAGGTGGGGAGGGGGGTATAATTTCAAGAATTTGAAGCCTGAATAAGCTTCAAGGGGTGCACGAGGTCATGACAAAGTGAAACcattaaatcatgattttaaattgCGGTCACAATCATGGTTTCATGACTATTCTTGATAAAGGGAAAATTTTGTGGATAAATGCAACCACAATTGCAGTCACGTTGTGGTCAGACAGACCTCAAACACCTTGATGTTGAGGCCAAAATTGCAGTGGCGGACTGCTTTTTAAAActttgcataaaataaaaacatgatagTACTTTGAGTGAAGTTGAAACAGATGAGATAAACTGTGGTTTGATTGATCTGAAGATCAAATCAACATGGTTTGTAAGGGTATGATTTGCTTCAAGGCTGAAAAGAGTATGAACTTTGGTTTTGTTGAATGGATGAGAAAACAGAGTAGCAGGGCATAAACAGAAACTAATAGACAGCTAGTTAAAAGGATTTTGTATTGGGATTCGATGTAtacatgtatgtatatatatttgaattggtGGCTGCTGATGAGTGTTAAAGGAGTTTGGTTTATAAGTGGGACAACTCCACCTTAATGATAACTAACATTAACAACAAACAAACTTTCATCACCCAAAAAACCAAATACACAACACATATTGGGAGTGGGCAAAATTTCGGCCTTATTATGTACAAACTGTGACTCAAATCCTAGAGATGGTATCTTaacttattataatataaagactTAATTTCAGCTTTATCTCTCAAAATATGGTTCACATTCAATTTTGGTTCCTTGATATTTTATTGCAGCAACCGGAtatcataattttcaattaaaaaatatccctCTATCAATTTATCTTCCAATTACTAACAAAAGTTAGCAAATGACCTACTATTTATGTACGGGATATTACACTTTATTACGTATAGCATCTCAATGACCCATTAGTGATTTCAATCTACTTAAGCAaatcatattattatatttaaatttgtaatattataCTAAGAGTTTCTATGGTGCCCTCAataatttgggggattttgattatatttattttttaatcaatcaaattatatctcatcttttcattaattttttttcttcaaattagtcattgattattatttttaaaaattttaaaattataacttttaaattagaaaatatgatttaagatatctttttagtttattactttcaataatttttataaaatctatGCTTAAGAAATAACAATAAGAAATTTTTAAGCCCTAAactccaaaatattttttttttataaaaagtgttgaaaataactaaaaagaTTTTAGAATTCAAACTCTTAAAGTtatctttaatcatattttttaattttaaaaattacaatttaaaaattttaaaaaataataatcaaagacttatttaaaataagaaaataataattaatagaaaaatggCATATAATTTGAtcggttaaaaaattaacaatatcaTAACCTCTACATTATTAGGTGCACCATAAAAACTCTCTTATATTAATCTATCTATGTCAAagatttaaatgaattaaactcactgtattttttttcttttttgctgaaGGGGGGAGAAAACAACCCACACCCAAACTCACTGCAGTATCTATCAAGATGTTAACTTAGTGCCATGTCGtgtataaaataaacttttgttAGCGATGGCACGATGGATTGAAAGgacatcgtttttttttttaaaaaaaaataaacaaattaagggATTCAATTGCTGCAATAAATTATTAAGAGACAGAAGACACTATAATCGTAATAGGAAGAAACCAAAATCTAATTACACCTAAAACTTAATAGgatgtgttattatttttattaaaaaaaattaatgtataattaCATTATGTTTTCTATGTATGACTTTCGTGTCTCTTTGATACTCTTTTCTCACCATtcaagattttatttatattttataagccTTACTCATAAGTATACATTTTCCTCCTTAAAATGTATCCATCACTTTTTATTAAAGAGTCAAATTTCCCTATGATGATATCTTTAGGTACTATAACAAAGTCATATTTATTCAGCGGGAAGTTGTAcagatccttttttttttatttcacctTTTTCTTATATACTCCATTAATTACTTAGTCTCTCACCACATTCAACCTCTGCGTGGTCTCTTTCATTTACTCCTCTGATATGCCATTTACATATATGCAACTCCATATTCTTAATCAAGGAAAAGATGTTTAGACATCTAAATGCCTTTTGAcgtatagagaaaaaaaatataaatataataagcactataatatgatagaaaaaaataaataagaataagagatattaataaaatatttaaaatataaatatattcaaataatatcaTCCTTTAATTAATTTCCTTTATCAGTCTTGTGTTCTTTGTCTCTGTTGTTCCTTTTAATCCTTTTCAAACTACATCAAGATAAATCGTCATGATTGTTGAGTGGAAGGTGGTGTAAATCCTTTGTCTTTTATCCTGCACGTTCCATGCAACATTAGTTACCATATTTGTATTGCCTCTACTTTTCTGTACTATATATTATTGTCTTTCTGATCTGTTCCACTCTAATATATTATTGCAACCATATGGAAAGAGACTAAGCTTGAGAGTTGAGACTGTGGACGAAACTTAAGTCATCCACTAATCacatccattaaaaaaataatagtacgATTCTACGACTTAAATATTatggtttttgttttaaaatcctAAATTTGACAATTGATTAATTATGAAAGAAAGGTACAAAAGACAAATGACTAATTAGATTATTGTCTAGTTGAAGACTTTTTACTTATCAAATATTACAAAGACatgtgagaaaataaaaaatttattattatattataattagaatATACTAGAGGGTTAGACTCCCGCTCTTTTTATTCTCTCAATTAAACATCCTCTGCATATACTAGGAGAAGAGTGACACAAATctctctatattttttaaaataaaaatataataaaagaaagatgatGAAAGTTAAGATAATAATGGTGTTGTTTATAATGTTAGTTAAGGAGTAAAATAGACCAAAACTATGGACATGAAAAGTGGGtatcattattataatttttatagatTATAAATAATGGATTATAGATACATTACAATACCTATATTGAATGAGAGTACCTcctatacttttaatttatcatgtttatttttaaattaaattttaatattatttttaaaaaatatcaataatttaaaataatcttgtatcacagtataaattatttattataaatctaaaatatatattttttacgtataatttatatgttcaaatatatttatttattatatattttaattacaacaTAGTATATATTGAAAACtatctatttattataaatttgaataacAATCAAAGAATAGATCTTTTTCTAAGACATTTTACAACTTATTTgtaacatttgattttttttttcaatgattaatttgttagtttttgttaatagAAAATATTCTAACCAATGATATCTTCCTCTTCTCTTCAACCACAATGTTAActttataactttttaagttttcttttttttcttttcaaaaatttaaaattcctttCCGCTGTTATCAAGAACAATCAATCAGTAAATGGTGtgtccaaaaaataaaagaaggagcaaaataaaaataaaagaaacaagaagaacaagaaagaaaaaaattgactaCTTGAATCTATTGTTTTAGGTTAAAACACATGTATGAGTATGAGCTAAATCTCATACAAACGAGTTGTAATTGACCCCAATCCATTTGCTATTGGTCCATATAAACGTGAGAAAAAACCTTCCCCCTCCCTCTTTCCCTCCACCTTCTTCTCACCCCACTCAACCCATCACCCACACCAACGCCTTGCACCACCACCTCTGTCTAGATCTAAACTTAGTGATTCCAATATCGTCACAATAACGTCGTGTGTCACTCATTGTCCGAATAGTGTCACACACCGCTCCTAACTTTAGATCTACACGCACGTCCCCTTGGCCCTGCCCCCACCGCACCTTTGTAACATTGTGAGACCCCTTTGCCATGCATTTTTGTTTGCGTTGCGTGTTCTCACCATCACTGTGACCAAACACCTTCAATCTGTATCAATTTAGATCCATCGACCCAGATGTTCATCACCACCATTAGATCAATTCTTAACTtgtagaggaagaagaagaagaaaatgaagaatgaaAGCATAGTTCTATTTTTGGatcgaaaaaaaatgaaatcatgattttgttgtttatttttttttacatccccttccaaaaggaaggaaaacagaattgtgtttttgttacttttttctacatttcttaaaaaaacaacgaaaaccaaattttgttattcaattataagacatatttcattgtttaattttttggtaCTCCATCCATAAACAACATAAACACAATTTCGTTCCATTATGCAATTATACATCGGGATTGTATTTCCATACAaaagatacttttttttaaataaaaaagtacccGTCCCTTGTTAGGAGTTAATAACAAAAGAATTGGGGTCAATTCGCAACTCCCGTCACGCAAGGAATGAATCATCATTCACCAAAGGAATTGTGGGCTCTTTTGATAATGGAACTGGGCCTCAGTACAAAACTTGGATTAGGCCTAACCTAATGGGAAAGTCCAAATTTGTTGCTCCGTCACTGAGTGCATGTAGCGCCATAGCTGGACTCCAAGTCCCAAATGTAACTCAACTACGGAACTACATGTTCAATAAATAGAGTTATTTATTGGATTGTGATTGtcctaaaatataaattttaaggtgGGTGGCAAGGACTAAGGTAACTTGTACTCTTAAAAGGCCACATAATAGAATGAGGACAATTTATTAAGTggggtaattttttttcaaaattaagaattgagaatcgattttaaattattatccaTTTTAAGTGTTAtgagttgaaagttgaaacagttatgattttttttttaaaattaaagtcgtaaattattttattatttcaattattttaaaaaaaatcattatctcTATATTGTAGGTTTTTTTATGACTTCAAAGtaatataagtaatttttttacgactttaaagtcattttttttacttccatttttttttgtttttcctattattttttaaattgtaaatcattttttaatttaattatataataaataaatattttttaaaataatttgttttatttgatatttttgtatatgattttatttaaatttaaaaccaaaTACAAAGCATATATGAGatatattaagtaaaaaaatatttaaaaaatatattaaatattaaataagaccATAtgcaaaatattcaataaaaaaagtaaaaaaaaatatttattaaataattaaattaaaaaaattatttacaatttaaaaaacaatacgattttgaagtaaaaaaaaattaaaagtaaaaaaaaataactttgaagtcgaagaaaaaagaaacttaattaCTAGGAAGTCatacaaaagcaaaaaaaaaaaaatacaattttaaagtcttaaaaaaaacatacaacttaaaattcataaatttttaaaaaaataattttagttgtgtAAAGATGTacgaattcaattaaaaaaataaaagtagtaACAAATGCTACGACTTTCCACTTAGAAGTGGGAACATATGTTGGATTTATTCTAAAATGGATAATATTTCAGAATCCAcccctaattttaaaaattacacccTTAGTAAATTGGCCAATAGAATGATTATTTCAgtgtttaaaaactaaaaataggtAAATGAttccttgtgatttttttatttttaatattttttgtgataTATGTAATGCTAATATATTGATTATTTAGttagttattaaatttttaatttatttttaatcataaatgatttttatttttatttaatttctaaatacgTATTCATGTAGCAATGAATCTAAATAGTTTAAAACTGTATAAGCGTTTATCAACATAAATAtccaaatacaaataatttattaaattttaaatacttaaacatagattcatataaaatattaccccatctaaaataaatttatatatagacaACATTAACTTAAACTCATACCATATTAATAGTAGCTATATTCAAGATGATTTAAAAGATTTGTTCCAGCTTAA belongs to Glycine soja cultivar W05 chromosome 5, ASM419377v2, whole genome shotgun sequence and includes:
- the LOC114413584 gene encoding indole-3-pyruvate monooxygenase YUCCA2-like, whose protein sequence is MLYMEYLKEVEGKTVHDYLEVKMGKMTKPIGVEGPVIVGAGPSGLAAAACLKQKGIPSLILERDDCLASMWQLKTYDRLCLHLPKQFCQLPLMPFPQNFPSYPTKQQFLAYLKAYADHFDIKPALSKTVISANFDHRCGYWRVKTQGVKKEETEYVCQWLIVATGENAEEVVPQIEGMSEFEGPILHTSSYKSGSMYCGKNVLVVGCGNSGMEVCLDLCNHHARPSLVVRDTVHILPQQMFGKSTFGLSLSLLNWFPMRLVDKFLLLMSHLILGDTAQFGLNRPKIGPLELKNLCGKTPVLDFGTLAHIKSGKIKVCRGIKQLAQHKAEFVDGKIEDFDVIILATGYKSNVPTWLKGSDMFCEKDGLPRKPFPNGWRGENGLYAVGFTKRGLLGASFDAKRIAGDIEHCWKAAN